The following coding sequences are from one Bos taurus isolate L1 Dominette 01449 registration number 42190680 breed Hereford chromosome 26, ARS-UCD2.0, whole genome shotgun sequence window:
- the KAZALD1 gene encoding kazal-type serine protease inhibitor domain-containing protein 1, producing MPQPPAAALALPVLLLLLLLVVRTPPPTGARPSPGPDYLRRGWLRLLAEGEGCAPCRPEECAAPRGCLAGRVRDACGCCWECANLEGQLCDLDPSAHFYGRCGEQLECRLDAGGDLSRGEVPEPLCVCRSQRPLCGSDGRTYAQICRLQEAARARPDANLTVAHPGPCETAPQILLHPYDVWNVTGQDVIFGCEVFAYPMASIEWRKDGLDIQLPGDDPHISVQFRGGPQRFEVTGWLQIQAVRPSDEGTYRCLARNALGQVEAPASLTVLTPDQLNSTGIPQLLSLHLAPEEEAESEEGEDYY from the exons ATGCCACAGCCGCCCGCCGCTGCCTTGGCGCTgcccgtgctgctgctgctgttactgctggTGGTGCGGACGCCGCCTCCGACTGGCGCGCGGCCATCCCCAGGTCCTGATTACCTGCGGCGCGGCTGGCTGCGGCTGCTGGCGGAGGGCGAGGGCTGCGCTCCCTGCCGGCCAGAAGAGTGCGCCGCGCCGCGGGGCTGCCTGGCCGGCCGGGTGCGCGACGCGTGCGGCTGCTGTTGGGAATGCGCCAACCTCGAGGGCCAGCTCTGCGACCTGGACCCCAGCGCCCATTTCTACGGGCGCTGCGGCGAGCAGCTTGAGTGCCGGTTGGACGCAGGTGGCGACCTGAGTCGCGGAGAGGTGCCCGAGCCGTTGTGTGTCTGCCGCTCGCAGCGCCCGCTCTGCGGTTCCGACGGCCGCACCTACGCCCAGATTTGCCGCCTGCAGGAGGCGGCCCGTGCTCGGCCGGACGCCAACCTCACCGTGGCGCATCCTGGGCCCTGCGAAACGG CACCTCAGATCCTGTTGCACCCATATGATGTTTGGAATGTGACAGGGCAGGATGTGATCTTTGGCTGTGAAGTGTTTGCCTACCCCATGGCCTCCATAGAGTGGAGAAAGGACGGCTTGGACATTCAGCTGCCAGGGGATGACCCCCACATCTCGGTGCAG TTTAGGGGTGGACCGCAGAGGTTTGAGGTGACGGGCTGGCTGCAGATCCAGGCTGTGCGTCCCAGTGATGAGGGCACCTACCGCTGCCTGGCCCGCAATGCCCTAGGCCAGGTTGAGGCCCCAGCTAGCCTGACAGTCCTCACACCAG ACCAGCTGAACTCCACAGGCATCCCCCAGCTCTTATCCCTGCACCTGGCTCCTGAGGAGGAGGCTGAGAGTGAAGAGGGTGAAGATTACTACTAG